A region from the Polaribacter sp. Hel1_33_78 genome encodes:
- the gyrA gene encoding DNA gyrase subunit A codes for MSDGEKLIPINIEDQMKAAYIDYSMSVIVSRALPDVRDGLKPVHRRVLFGMHELGIKATGSYKKSARIVGEVLGKYHPHGDTSVYDSMVRMAQNWSVRYMMVDGQGNFGSVDGDSPAAMRYTEVRMQKISEDMLADIEKDTVDHRLNFDDTLQEPTVLPTRIPNLLVNGASGIAVGMATNMAPHNITEVINGTMAYIDNRDIEIDELMQHITAPDFPTGGIIYGYDGVRDAFHTGRGRIVMRAKAIIEEVKGRECIIVTEIPYQVNKAEMIKKTAELVNDKKLEGISNIRDESDRNGMRIVYILKRDAIPNIVLNKLFKYTQLQTSFSVNNIALVKGRPEQLNLKQLIHYFVEHRHEVVVRRTEFELKKAEARAHILEGLIIASDNIDEVIKIIRASSNADEARESLIERFELTEIQAKAIVEMRLRQLTGLEQDKLRAEFDAIMITISDLKDILANEPRRYQIIKDELLHIKDKYGDERRSLIEYAGGDMRIEDMIPNTKVVVTISNAGYLKRTNLEEYKVQNRGGRGQKGATTRNEDFLEHLFVGTNHQYMMFFTQKGKVFWMRVYEIPEGGKNTKGRAMQNLINIEQDDKVKAFLVTQDLKDEDYINSHYVIMATKKGQVKKTSLEQYSRPRTNGINAITIKDGDELLEAKLTTGDSQVMLALASGKSIRFEEAKTRPMGRTASGVRGITLKHENDEVIGMVAVNDMDSNILVVSEKGYGKRSKLEDYRVTNRGGKGVKTLNVSEKTGNLVAIKNVDDSNDLMIINKSGLTIRMAVEDLRVMGRATQGVRLINIKDSDSIAAVAKVAHEEEAEDETESEIENGTEIENDSNENQE; via the coding sequence ATGTCAGACGGAGAAAAGTTAATTCCGATTAACATTGAGGATCAGATGAAAGCCGCATACATCGATTACTCGATGTCAGTAATTGTTTCAAGAGCACTGCCCGATGTAAGAGATGGTTTGAAACCAGTTCATAGAAGGGTTTTGTTTGGTATGCATGAATTAGGAATTAAAGCAACTGGGTCGTATAAAAAATCAGCAAGAATTGTTGGGGAAGTTTTAGGAAAGTACCATCCACATGGAGATACCTCTGTGTATGATTCCATGGTGAGAATGGCGCAAAACTGGAGTGTACGTTACATGATGGTTGATGGGCAAGGTAACTTTGGTTCTGTAGATGGAGATAGTCCAGCAGCGATGCGTTATACTGAGGTTAGAATGCAAAAGATATCAGAAGATATGTTAGCTGATATTGAGAAAGATACCGTAGATCATCGTTTAAATTTTGATGATACTTTGCAAGAACCAACTGTTTTACCTACTCGTATTCCTAATTTGTTAGTAAACGGAGCTTCTGGTATTGCCGTAGGTATGGCAACAAATATGGCACCTCATAATATAACGGAAGTTATTAATGGTACCATGGCGTATATCGATAATAGAGATATTGAGATTGATGAATTAATGCAACACATAACTGCACCAGATTTTCCAACAGGAGGAATTATTTATGGTTATGATGGTGTAAGAGATGCTTTTCATACAGGTCGAGGACGTATTGTAATGCGTGCTAAAGCTATTATTGAAGAAGTAAAAGGACGTGAGTGCATAATAGTCACAGAGATTCCTTATCAAGTGAATAAAGCAGAAATGATAAAAAAAACTGCTGAATTGGTAAATGATAAGAAGCTAGAAGGTATTTCTAATATTAGAGATGAATCGGATAGAAATGGTATGCGTATTGTATACATTTTAAAACGAGATGCAATACCTAATATCGTCTTAAATAAATTATTTAAGTATACGCAATTACAAACTTCTTTTAGTGTAAATAATATTGCATTGGTAAAAGGAAGGCCCGAGCAATTAAACTTAAAACAATTAATTCATTATTTTGTTGAACATAGGCATGAAGTTGTTGTTCGTAGAACAGAATTTGAATTAAAGAAAGCGGAAGCTAGAGCACATATTCTAGAGGGATTAATTATTGCCTCTGATAATATAGATGAGGTTATTAAAATTATAAGAGCTTCTTCAAATGCTGACGAGGCGAGAGAGAGTTTAATTGAGCGTTTTGAGTTAACGGAAATTCAAGCAAAAGCAATTGTAGAAATGCGTTTGCGTCAATTAACTGGCTTAGAACAAGATAAATTGCGAGCAGAGTTTGATGCAATTATGATAACAATTTCTGACCTAAAAGATATTTTAGCAAACGAACCTAGACGTTATCAAATTATTAAAGACGAGTTATTACATATCAAAGATAAGTATGGTGATGAGCGCAGATCTTTAATAGAATATGCTGGTGGCGATATGCGTATCGAAGATATGATTCCTAACACAAAAGTGGTGGTAACAATCTCGAATGCAGGATACTTAAAACGCACAAATCTTGAAGAATATAAAGTTCAGAATAGAGGAGGAAGAGGTCAAAAAGGAGCAACAACAAGAAATGAAGATTTCTTAGAACATTTATTTGTAGGTACAAACCATCAATATATGATGTTCTTTACGCAAAAAGGAAAAGTATTCTGGATGCGAGTGTATGAAATTCCTGAAGGAGGAAAAAACACCAAAGGAAGAGCGATGCAAAACTTGATTAATATTGAACAAGATGATAAAGTAAAAGCATTCTTAGTAACGCAAGATTTAAAAGACGAAGATTATATCAATAGCCATTATGTAATTATGGCAACTAAAAAAGGGCAAGTAAAAAAGACCTCATTAGAGCAATATTCTCGTCCAAGAACAAATGGAATTAATGCAATTACTATTAAAGATGGAGATGAATTATTGGAAGCAAAATTAACAACTGGTGATAGCCAAGTAATGTTAGCTTTAGCATCTGGTAAATCTATTCGTTTCGAAGAAGCTAAAACACGTCCAATGGGAAGAACAGCTTCAGGTGTAAGAGGAATTACTCTAAAACATGAGAATGACGAGGTAATTGGTATGGTTGCTGTAAATGATATGGACAGTAATATATTGGTTGTATCTGAAAAAGGATATGGAAAGCGTTCTAAATTAGAAGATTACAGAGTTACTAATAGAGGGGGTAAAGGGGTTAAGACTTTGAATGTCTCAGAGAAAACTGGAAATTTAGTAGCCATTAAAAATGTAGATGATTCTAACGATTTAATGATTATAAATAAATCAGGACTAACCATTAGAATGGCTGTGGAAGATTTAAGAGTTATGGGACGTGCAACACAAGGAGTTCGTTTAATAAATATTAAAGATTCAGACAGTATTGCTGCAGTCGCAAAAGTTGCTCACGAAGAAGAAGCTGAGGATGAAACTGAAAGCGAAATTGAAAATGGCACAGAAATTGAAAATGATTCAAACGAAAATCAAGAATAA
- a CDS encoding tetratricopeptide repeat protein, producing the protein MKKQLVAYAIALMSVAGFAQKNELKAVEKAIKKNDFTAALSALEPLDAMEVSMDAKYKAKYYYLKGQALAGGNNFKEGADVFNKLFAFEKETGKAKYSKLAQPMLNSIIEKVSNEAAKNYNEDKDYKKASENFYLTYKLYPQDTTTLYNAAISASLAKEYDTALKLYNELKTIGYTGIATQYLAVNKGTNQIENLGAKTQRDLMVKTGQYTNPQDKVSESKQTEIVKSISYIYVNQGKPELAIAALEEARKTSPKDINLILNQAQMYSELDRMDKFEELMVEAVELDPTNPDLFFNLGVVNANQNKTKEAIGFYKKAIELKPDYINAYLNTAFALLSEEKEIIEEMNNNLSNFKKYDELELKQKELYKKALPYLEKADGIKRSSETVKSLLNIYDRLEMVDKADALRPIYKKLLAEQ; encoded by the coding sequence ATGAAAAAACAATTAGTAGCGTATGCAATAGCTTTGATGTCTGTTGCCGGATTTGCACAAAAAAATGAATTAAAGGCCGTAGAAAAAGCCATTAAAAAGAATGATTTTACAGCAGCTCTGAGCGCTCTTGAACCTTTAGATGCCATGGAAGTATCCATGGATGCTAAATATAAAGCAAAATATTACTATTTAAAAGGGCAGGCTTTAGCAGGAGGAAATAATTTTAAAGAAGGAGCGGATGTGTTCAATAAATTGTTTGCTTTTGAGAAAGAAACAGGAAAAGCGAAGTATTCTAAATTAGCACAACCTATGTTGAATTCAATAATAGAAAAAGTTTCTAATGAAGCTGCTAAAAATTATAATGAAGATAAAGACTATAAGAAAGCGTCAGAAAATTTTTATTTAACTTATAAATTGTACCCGCAAGATACTACCACTTTGTATAACGCGGCAATAAGTGCCTCTTTAGCAAAAGAATATGATACTGCTCTAAAGCTTTATAATGAGCTCAAAACTATTGGATACACAGGTATTGCTACACAATATTTAGCGGTAAATAAGGGAACTAATCAAATCGAAAATTTAGGAGCTAAAACACAGAGGGACTTAATGGTTAAAACTGGTCAATATACAAATCCTCAAGACAAAGTATCTGAATCTAAACAAACAGAAATTGTTAAAAGTATTAGTTATATCTATGTAAATCAAGGTAAACCAGAATTAGCGATTGCTGCTTTAGAAGAAGCAAGAAAAACAAGTCCAAAAGATATTAATTTGATTTTAAATCAAGCTCAAATGTATAGTGAACTTGATAGAATGGATAAATTTGAAGAATTGATGGTGGAAGCCGTAGAGTTAGATCCTACCAATCCAGATTTATTTTTTAATTTAGGTGTTGTAAATGCAAATCAAAATAAGACTAAAGAGGCGATTGGTTTTTATAAAAAAGCGATTGAATTAAAACCAGATTACATAAATGCCTATTTGAATACTGCATTTGCCTTGCTTTCTGAAGAAAAAGAAATTATAGAAGAAATGAATAATAATTTATCTAATTTCAAAAAATATGATGAGTTAGAATTGAAGCAAAAAGAGTTATACAAAAAAGCTTTACCGTATTTAGAAAAAGCGGATGGTATTAAAAGATCGTCAGAAACTGTAAAATCTCTTTTAAACATTTATGATAGATTGGAAATGGTTGATAAAGCAGATGCTTTAAGACCAATTTATAAAAAATTATTAGCAGAGCAATAA
- a CDS encoding C40 family peptidase translates to MYGICNLSIVPMRAEASETSEMTSQVLFGEHFTIVEKEKNWSKVKLAFDNYEGYIDNKQFEEISQNLFHKLSIIEPIYAGEIIDFISSSTNDLITIPLGSRLPFYVENQFFINTKRYNYEGAIITGKLLKTEIIHKAFTFLNVPFLWGGKTPFGIDCSGFTQMVYKLCGYDLLRDAKEQASQGEVLSFIEESEPGDLAFFDNEEGDIIHVGIILNDYHIIHAHGKVRIDTLDHSGIFNADIQKHTHKLRVIKKMI, encoded by the coding sequence ATTTACGGTATTTGTAATCTTAGTATAGTTCCTATGCGGGCAGAAGCTTCTGAAACTTCAGAAATGACCAGTCAGGTGCTCTTTGGTGAACATTTTACTATTGTTGAAAAAGAAAAAAATTGGAGCAAAGTAAAATTAGCTTTTGATAATTATGAAGGCTACATAGATAACAAACAATTTGAAGAAATTTCACAAAATTTATTTCACAAATTATCAATAATTGAACCTATTTATGCTGGCGAAATAATTGATTTTATCTCTAGCTCAACTAACGATTTAATAACAATTCCTTTAGGCTCTAGATTGCCTTTTTATGTAGAAAATCAATTTTTTATTAATACTAAAAGATACAATTATGAAGGTGCTATTATTACTGGAAAACTTCTAAAAACCGAAATTATTCATAAAGCATTTACTTTTTTAAATGTTCCTTTTTTATGGGGAGGTAAAACTCCTTTTGGTATAGATTGTTCTGGTTTTACACAAATGGTTTATAAACTTTGTGGTTACGACCTTCTAAGAGATGCGAAAGAACAAGCCTCACAAGGTGAAGTCTTAAGTTTTATTGAAGAAAGTGAACCCGGAGATTTGGCTTTTTTTGATAACGAAGAAGGAGATATTATTCATGTAGGGATTATTCTAAATGATTATCATATTATTCATGCCCATGGCAAAGTTAGAATTGACACCCTAGATCATAGTGGTATTTTTAATGCCGATATACAAAAGCATACTCATAAACTCAGAGTCATAAAAAAAATGATATAA
- a CDS encoding acetyl-CoA C-acyltransferase yields MKDVVIVSVARTPLGSFMGSLSSIPAPKLGAIAIKGALEKINLDAKLVEEVFMGNVVSAGLGQAPARQAAIHAGIPNTVPCTTVNKVCASGMKAIMLAAQTIAIGDADIVVAGGMENMSSIPHYQQARNGTKFGPITMEDGLQKDGLVDAYSKIAMGVCADECATEYEFSREDQDAYAIQSYNRSAKAWSEGKFSDEIVPVSIPQRRGEPIIFSEDEEYKNVKIEKIPALRAAFTKDGTVTAANASTINDGGAALVLMSAEKAKELNITPLAKIKSYADAAHEPKWFTTAPAKALPKALAKANISMNDVDYFELNEAFSIVGLANMKILGLTDETVNVNGGAVSLGHPLGVSGARIVIALTSILKQNNAKIGAAAICNGGGGASAMIIERI; encoded by the coding sequence ATGAAAGATGTTGTAATTGTATCAGTCGCTAGAACACCGCTAGGAAGTTTTATGGGAAGCTTATCTTCCATACCTGCTCCAAAATTAGGAGCAATTGCCATAAAAGGAGCTTTGGAAAAAATAAACTTAGACGCTAAGTTAGTGGAAGAAGTTTTTATGGGAAATGTAGTTTCGGCTGGTTTAGGTCAAGCCCCTGCGAGACAAGCAGCTATTCATGCAGGAATTCCTAACACAGTTCCTTGTACAACTGTTAATAAAGTTTGTGCTTCTGGAATGAAGGCTATCATGTTAGCAGCACAAACAATTGCGATCGGCGATGCTGATATTGTGGTTGCGGGTGGAATGGAAAACATGAGTTCGATTCCTCATTATCAACAAGCTAGAAATGGCACTAAATTTGGCCCAATCACCATGGAAGATGGTCTACAAAAAGATGGCTTAGTTGATGCTTACAGTAAAATTGCCATGGGTGTTTGTGCTGATGAATGTGCCACTGAATATGAATTCTCAAGAGAAGATCAAGATGCATATGCAATTCAATCTTACAATCGTTCTGCAAAAGCTTGGAGTGAAGGTAAATTTTCTGATGAAATTGTACCTGTTTCAATTCCACAAAGAAGAGGAGAACCCATTATTTTTTCTGAAGATGAAGAATACAAAAATGTAAAAATAGAGAAAATTCCGGCTTTAAGAGCTGCTTTTACAAAAGATGGAACTGTAACTGCTGCAAATGCTTCAACCATAAATGATGGTGGCGCTGCTTTAGTGTTAATGTCTGCAGAAAAAGCGAAAGAATTAAACATAACTCCGCTTGCAAAAATAAAGAGTTATGCGGATGCTGCGCACGAACCAAAATGGTTCACAACTGCGCCTGCAAAAGCATTACCAAAAGCATTAGCGAAAGCAAATATTTCTATGAATGATGTTGATTATTTTGAATTAAATGAGGCGTTTTCCATTGTAGGTCTGGCTAATATGAAAATTTTAGGTCTTACCGATGAAACTGTAAATGTAAACGGTGGAGCTGTTTCTTTGGGACATCCTTTAGGTGTTTCTGGAGCAAGAATTGTAATTGCTTTGACCTCTATCTTAAAACAAAATAACGCCAAAATTGGCGCTGCTGCAATTTGCAATGGTGGTGGAGGTGCGAGTGCAATGATAATTGAAAGAATCTAA
- a CDS encoding HD family phosphohydrolase encodes MSEIVNKIYRNNTIIYKVFLFLIATTAIVYLFPKGGQFKYDFNNGQLWKYDNLYAPFDFAIQKTAEEISLEKKEIKNNAKLYFKYDTNIVEDVKVTFKNKISQLNFSDSLTIDEISELKKTGNKIIQKVYNAGFLESVSEGRVSSKDQIIALKKENEVQDVLFKNLLTSKNVLEIINTNLGDEPFDYGQKLVLNLLAGVVEPNVSFNKDLTDKIIDNELGHISYTKGKVASDELIILKGDIVAGRKLAILNSLKSEFDAKVWTDSNYNWIVFGYTILVSLALLMLLLFLYKNRLEIFNNNTKVTFIFFNVFGMVFIQTLVIKYNSDYLYVVPLSILPIVLKAFFDARLGLFTHVLTVLLLGYIVPNSFEFIYLHIIAGIVTILTVSELHKRANLFISVAQITLIYMITYFAFSIIKEGNASQINWDYFILFALNGLLSFLSLILIYIYEKVFGLVSDVTLLELSNTNTKLLRELNEKAPGTFQHSMQVANLAEAAANEIGANSMLVRTGALYHDIGKMLNPMYFIENQATGVNPHNDLSPIDSAKIITDHVIKGVELAKKYNLPDRIIDFIRTHHGTSSAYYFFKKEQELNPDTIVDIKKFQYQGPIPFSKETAILMMCDAAEAASKSLKNPTALSISGLIDKIIDKQMADNQFLNSDITFREIKVIKKVIKKKLMNIYHLRLEYPE; translated from the coding sequence ATGAGTGAAATAGTAAACAAAATCTACAGAAACAACACCATCATATATAAGGTGTTTTTATTTTTAATTGCAACTACTGCAATCGTGTATTTGTTTCCAAAAGGGGGGCAGTTTAAGTATGATTTTAACAATGGTCAACTTTGGAAATATGATAATTTATACGCTCCTTTTGATTTTGCAATTCAAAAAACGGCGGAAGAAATTTCTCTTGAAAAAAAAGAAATTAAAAACAATGCAAAGCTGTATTTTAAATACGACACGAATATAGTTGAAGATGTAAAAGTAACTTTCAAAAATAAAATATCTCAACTAAACTTTAGTGATTCTCTAACTATTGATGAAATTAGTGAATTAAAAAAAACAGGAAATAAGATTATACAAAAAGTGTATAATGCTGGTTTTCTAGAGTCTGTAAGCGAGGGTAGAGTATCTTCAAAAGACCAAATAATTGCGCTCAAAAAAGAGAATGAAGTACAAGATGTTTTATTCAAAAACTTGTTGACGTCTAAAAATGTTTTGGAAATCATTAATACTAATTTAGGCGACGAGCCTTTTGACTACGGACAAAAATTGGTTTTAAATTTATTGGCAGGCGTAGTAGAACCCAATGTTTCTTTTAATAAGGATTTAACTGATAAAATAATTGATAATGAGCTAGGTCATATTTCTTATACCAAAGGGAAAGTGGCATCCGATGAACTTATTATTTTAAAAGGAGATATTGTTGCAGGTAGAAAGTTGGCTATTTTAAATTCTTTAAAAAGTGAATTTGATGCAAAAGTTTGGACAGATTCAAATTATAATTGGATTGTTTTTGGATATACAATATTGGTTTCTTTAGCATTGTTAATGTTATTGTTGTTCTTATATAAAAATAGATTAGAAATTTTTAATAATAATACGAAAGTAACCTTCATTTTTTTCAATGTATTTGGCATGGTTTTTATTCAAACCTTAGTCATTAAGTATAATTCAGATTATTTATATGTTGTACCATTAAGTATTCTTCCAATTGTTTTAAAAGCCTTTTTTGATGCTAGATTAGGTTTGTTCACTCATGTACTAACAGTCTTACTCTTAGGGTATATTGTACCCAACAGTTTCGAATTTATTTACTTACATATTATTGCGGGTATTGTAACGATATTAACTGTTTCAGAACTTCACAAGAGAGCAAATTTATTTATTTCGGTAGCGCAGATTACCTTAATTTATATGATTACCTATTTTGCTTTTTCCATTATAAAAGAAGGAAATGCCTCTCAAATAAATTGGGACTATTTTATACTATTCGCTCTCAATGGGTTGTTATCCTTTTTATCTTTGATTTTAATTTATATTTATGAGAAGGTCTTTGGATTGGTCTCTGACGTTACTCTTTTAGAACTTTCAAACACAAACACAAAGCTTTTAAGAGAGTTAAACGAAAAAGCCCCAGGAACATTTCAACATTCAATGCAAGTAGCTAACTTAGCAGAAGCGGCTGCGAATGAAATAGGGGCGAATTCTATGTTGGTAAGAACTGGAGCATTGTACCATGATATTGGTAAGATGTTAAATCCTATGTATTTTATAGAAAACCAAGCTACAGGCGTAAACCCTCATAATGATTTATCTCCAATAGATAGCGCTAAGATTATTACAGATCACGTAATAAAAGGGGTTGAGTTGGCCAAAAAGTACAACTTGCCCGACAGAATTATCGATTTTATAAGAACCCATCATGGAACAAGTTCTGCGTATTATTTTTTTAAAAAGGAGCAAGAATTAAATCCTGATACAATTGTCGATATTAAGAAATTTCAATATCAGGGGCCAATTCCATTTTCAAAAGAAACAGCAATTCTAATGATGTGCGATGCAGCAGAAGCGGCTTCAAAAAGTTTAAAAAACCCTACAGCTCTTTCAATCAGTGGTTTAATAGATAAAATTATTGATAAACAAATGGCAGATAATCAGTTTTTAAATTCAGATATTACTTTTAGAGAAATTAAAGTAATCAAAAAAGTGATAAAGAAAAAGTTGATGAATATTTACCACTTAAGGTTAGAGTATCCAGAATAA